In Candidatus Nomurabacteria bacterium, a genomic segment contains:
- a CDS encoding tyrosine--tRNA ligase has protein sequence MAKKQAQSMRSDLLDRGVAEVVVRASLEKKLASGKKLKIKHGVDPTTADLHLGHAVIYEKLRQFQEAGHTIQFLIGGFTARFGDPTDRAERRALRSAAEVHRLAKKYVTQLGKILDIKKVEVRSNAEWYDKMSAEDFLHLLSQVSVQRMLERDMFQQRMKEGKEIGLHEITYPLLQGYDSVMLKADVTVIGRDQTFNELQARPLQEAAKQSPQDLVIMPLLVGTDGKRKMSQSYGNAILLSDTPKDMYGKLMRIPDEQIVTFFTLLSRLPLSEIEEMAQGLKSGHNPRDVKAKLAHTLVAQYHSLNDADKAATEFQNVFQKGATPDEVPEFSLKQKSTLLEILVSAKLVPSKSEGRRMLEQGAVRIDGKVEKDGAKELDAKKAPLLQVGKRRFVQIK, from the coding sequence ATGGCGAAAAAACAGGCCCAATCAATGAGAAGCGATTTACTTGACCGAGGCGTTGCGGAGGTCGTAGTTCGAGCATCCTTAGAGAAGAAGCTAGCCTCAGGCAAGAAGCTAAAGATTAAGCACGGAGTTGATCCGACCACTGCCGACCTCCATTTGGGTCACGCAGTTATTTATGAAAAGTTGCGCCAATTTCAAGAAGCAGGTCACACTATCCAGTTCCTAATCGGTGGTTTTACGGCCCGTTTCGGTGATCCAACTGATCGAGCTGAGCGTCGAGCGCTTCGTTCGGCCGCAGAAGTACATCGCCTGGCCAAGAAATATGTTACACAGTTAGGTAAAATACTTGATATTAAGAAGGTTGAAGTACGTTCAAATGCTGAGTGGTACGATAAAATGTCAGCCGAGGATTTTCTTCACTTACTCTCTCAGGTGAGCGTCCAGCGCATGCTTGAGCGGGACATGTTTCAGCAACGCATGAAAGAGGGCAAAGAGATTGGATTGCACGAAATTACCTACCCCCTTTTGCAGGGTTATGATTCGGTAATGTTGAAAGCTGACGTGACAGTGATTGGTCGTGATCAAACATTTAACGAGCTGCAGGCGCGCCCACTTCAAGAGGCTGCAAAACAGTCTCCGCAAGATTTAGTAATTATGCCCTTGCTCGTCGGTACTGACGGGAAGCGCAAGATGAGTCAGAGTTATGGCAACGCAATATTGCTCTCTGACACGCCTAAAGATATGTATGGCAAGCTCATGCGTATTCCTGACGAGCAGATTGTTACGTTTTTTACCTTACTAAGTCGTTTACCATTATCCGAGATCGAGGAAATGGCGCAAGGCTTGAAGTCAGGCCATAATCCCCGCGACGTCAAAGCAAAGCTGGCCCATACTCTGGTTGCACAATATCATTCCTTAAACGATGCGGATAAGGCGGCAACTGAATTTCAAAATGTATTTCAAAAAGGTGCCACTCCAGACGAGGTGCCAGAGTTCAGCCTGAAGCAAAAAAGCACGCTGTTAGAAATTTTAGTCAGCGCAAAGTTGGTGCCATCAAAGTCAGAAGGACGTCGCATGCTTGAGCAAGGAGCGGTCCGTATTGATGGCAAGGTAGAGAAAGATGGCGCAAAGGAATTGGATGCAAAAAAGGCACCCTTGCTTCAGGTTGGGAAGCGACGGTTTGTGCAGATAAAGTAA